A stretch of DNA from Takifugu rubripes chromosome 15, fTakRub1.2, whole genome shotgun sequence:
ACAGCTCTGAGGTAGATCCCTGATTGATCTCACTCAATCGCTGGGTCACTTTCAGCAATTTGGCCTGAGAGTTTTCCGTGTAACTGAGTTCATTTGCGTATGTTGAAGTTGCCTGCTCAGAACCCCATCCTGAAGAACATCACAGATTACCTGATAGAGGAGGTcagtgctgaggaggaggagcttcttgGCTCCGGGAGTGGGATGGATCCCGATGAAACCACCAAGGAGGGGAACCCCACAGAGACCACTGTCGAGCGAGATGACAAACTAGCTAAGGTCTGATATTTGTCTGATGAAATATGCTTTATATTTCATCTCTATAGTCTCTCCAATGTATAACTACAATTGTCTAGATAAGAAAAGGGAACAAGATTCTTTGCCATGTCTCTCTTCCAGGTGTTGGATCGACTGGTTTGGTATCTGCGCATCGTGCACTCAATTGATTATTACAACACATGTGAATACCCCAGTGAGGATGAAATGCCCAACCGCTGTGGCATGATTCACGTGCGTGGACCCATCCCCCCAAACCGCATCACGCACGGGGAAGGTGAGAAACCCTTGTTTGTTGAGCGCTACATTGATTTTTAGGTTTTAGTGACAAAATCGAGTGTGGTAACATttaaatttgtaaaaaaaatctgtcaaaaAGTTCAACAGTGGCAGAaggggatggaggagaagctgagtcCGTTGTTCAGTTTAAAAGAAATTTTGTCTGAGGACGAGGCAACGAAAATGGGCCGCAAGGATcccgaggaggaggtggagaagttTGTGTCTGCCAACACTCAGGAGCTGGGAAAGGACAAATGGCTCTGCCCACTAAGTGGCAAGAAATTTAAGGTGCGTCATTAATGTTTATGATGGTTATAGTCTGACACTGAAGACCAGACTGCACATTCATTCGCTGATTATTATTTCAATATTAACATCTATGTTTCATATTATTTTAAGGGCCCAGAGTTTGTTCGGAAGCACATCCTAAACAAACACGGAGACAAGATAGAAGAAGTGAAAAAAGAAGTGACTTTTTTCAATAACTTCCTGATGGATGCCAAGAGACCGGCAATGCCAGAGATGaagcttcctcctctcccaggCCCCAGTCCTGGTACACGCAGCTTTTTAATGTTGTCACACCCAGTGGGCAGAAAAAGGGTCGTGCTGTTCACTGATGAATTCATGCTTTGGATTACCAATATAATAACTCTGAGATGAATTTATAGTTGGAAATTTGTCTCTTTTATCCTGCAGCTTTGCTTTCACCCAGCTTGCCATTTCCACCACAAGCTCCCCAGGGTCCAATGGGCTATGGGCAGCCGCGTCCACCACTGATGGGCTATGGGGGTAAGTGTTAGTGTAGATAATGAAAGTGCGAAGTCTGTTCTGTCATTATTTATGAGTGTTTGTGAACAGGCGGGCCTCCTTACCCTCCTAACCAGTatggcggaggaggagggggaggaggaggaggtggccgAGGGAATTATGACAACTTCCGAGGACAAGGTGGCTACATGGGGAAgccacacaacatgaggtgagcgCGCTGTATGTGTGATATAtaactttattttttaccatgacctttctgtttgtgtttgataTTGAGCTGTGGATTCATTTTTCCTGATTCCATATTTTTCTCTTGCACCAAAAACTGCATCAGAATGTCTCGAGGTGACCCACGCAACATCATTGAATATCGTGACCTGGACGCTCCAGACGACATGGACTTCTTCTAGAGCATTCACTTAGTCCCTTTAGCGTTTTGTCCAGATCTGTAGTGTTTTACTTGCTCTCTACTGCAGTAAATTAGGTTTCTGTGCATTtaggtttttttcttctgttccaaactttttctttaataaagatGTGATGTGATCAGTTTGtttcatggttattttaaaggtggcggaacaagcggtagaaagtgagtgagtgagtgagtgggttaTTTTAAAGactattccttttttttttagagaatgCTGGTACTTCACTTGATCCCAAATATACATTCTTTGTGGCATTAAGACGGGACAATCATTAACAGTCAAGACTAATTATAACTAACTAGTCAAGACTAATCACTGTGGCTAAAGACAATTTTTTTGTTGATGTTACTGCCCTCATAATTTCCCTGCACTTCCTCGACGCTTCTGTTGGGAGGCTGAACGGAGCATTGGGTGCCCTCTACTGAACAAACCCCCGAATTGCACGTGTTTGTCCACTTGTTTTGCTTTGCACCAAACTGAAAGATTTAATTTGTACAAATATTAATGCAATAATATGGATACAGTCCCCGATATGCTTAACTGGTGCTAAATTGcatcaacaaacacaaaagtgtcTGAAAATATGCTCAAGTCTGCTCAGTGAATACATCAGAATTAATATTGTGGCCATTCCGTGCTGGTCATTTTAATCAATCTATAAACTTCTGACAGTTCTACTGAaacaagtctttttttaaatcatagaTTCTGGCCTGTTCTAGGGTTTATGGGATTTTTTTCTGGTTCTTAGTCTGCGTCAGGAGCCTTCTTCTTGAAGCTTTCACGCCGATGGACTGTGAACAACGCGTTCTGAATCTGAGCGGTGTCTAAGCTGGAAGGGACACCAGGCCTTATAATGATCTTTAGTCTTCCATCCACAATCCTGATCGctttcctgtcagcagcagatgaTTAGCTTTTGTTTCTGATCGTAGCAGAGGCAACTGGACCAGATGCATTTGTATTCCAGAACAGCTGCTGACCTGTAGCTGCTTTAAGAAGTGACACTGTTGACTTGTTCAAGCCAATAATCCAGTTTTTCAGATCAATACCGagctcttttctcttgtttgtgcgtttgtgtcAGGTGGTGCTTCAAAAACAAACTCAACTGGACCAGGACAGCATGCATGGCGATCGATCAGAACGCTGTGATACATTAATTTGACTGTTTTCTGCAGCATTAAAATTGATGATTCCGGCGACTGTAGTCATTTCTGACTCAGCAACCAAAGCCATaaagaaatacagcaaaaaatctgacattttaTGACCCAGCAGTGTTCGTTCCTGAATGACGTCAATTGGCAGTGACACTCTTATCTCATGGACCTCAATCAGGCAgctagttaaaaaaaaaacaacaaaaaaaacaagtatCTTTCATATTCATTTGTGTTGCCCGTTTTTGTCAAGTTTGGTCAGAGGTGTTGtggtttctgctgctttccCCATCAGAAGAGTTCCAAATGTTGGCTGTCGAAGCCCATGAGCGTGCACCTTATATACAGTAATGGCAGATGCTGTCAGAGCATCCAGTGTTCACAAGAAACCAACGGGGTTGAGGCCTGTTTAAAAATTCGACATGGAAGTAAAGAGTTAATGTTGCGAGTCAAAGAAATCTAGATGATCTGAAGTTTGTGGTCTTCAGGAAGTCCACAGCTGAGCTTGTGTTCATGGAACAACTTGGACAAAGCCTCCATGTAAAGTTCATGGTAGTGGTCCACTTCTTCTTCCGTGGGTGTGGCCCGTTTCGGCACCGGGATCGGTCTTCCCACTGAAAGAAGCAAATGTTCAGCATGACAAACAAGATATTGCCCAAAATTTAGAGGATGCGGAAGAACTGCAGGCTTACCAACGATAGTGATGGGAATCTTGTAAGGCACCAGCGCCATGCGCTCGCCGATGAACAGACACGGGGCAAAACCCATGGTCTTTTTGAACAGGTCCTGTAGCCTCCGACCCAGGCTCCCCTCTGGGAAAATGACCTGCTGGAAGAGCTCGTTCTCCCCGAATGAGTAAACGGGCACCAGATCAGCCCTGTGGAACATCAGAGGTCCCGTCAGGGTGTTTCCCGGTTAGAATTCCCTATGTGTATTAAACCCACTTCTCACCCAAACTCTAGCGCCATCCGCACAAATCCTTTCCTCTGTCTCACGACCACCGTGTTGACCCCGGGTGAGGAGGCAAGAGACTCGGCAGCGCCCCCTATCACAATCACCACTGCATTGCCCTTACCACTTTTGGAGAGAAGGTGCACCAGACTGGATTTACTGACCGGGCAGAGGCCTGTTCAGACGAGGAAGATATCAGATTAggtgcatttgttgtttttttttaaagcttaatTGCACTTTATTACACTGAAGTGCAGAAACAGATGTACCTCCACTCATGAGGTACTCCCTAAAAATTGGTATCATGAAAAGTCCAGCCAGTACTGCCAAAGTGGGCTTGACACCAGGAAACACCTCCATGAACCCGCAGCTGTCGGTGCCAAAGGTGGCGAAGGCTCCGGTGCTCATGATGCCATGTGGGTGATAACCTAAGATGTAGTTCTTGTTTGGATTCAGGTCCACAGTCTT
This window harbors:
- the mogat3b gene encoding 2-acylglycerol O-acyltransferase 3b, which encodes MTKEKSQLKEYVEVVSVLQWVLSFLFMGVGCIVLLVYLMFTSLWPLSTLYFIWMVIDWRTPERGGRRTRFVRNWKVWDHFRDFFPIKLVKTVDLNPNKNYILGYHPHGIMSTGAFATFGTDSCGFMEVFPGVKPTLAVLAGLFMIPIFREYLMSGGLCPVSKSSLVHLLSKSGKGNAVVIVIGGAAESLASSPGVNTVVVRQRKGFVRMALEFGADLVPVYSFGENELFQQVIFPEGSLGRRLQDLFKKTMGFAPCLFIGERMALVPYKIPITIVVGRPIPVPKRATPTEEEVDHYHELYMEALSKLFHEHKLSCGLPEDHKLQII